One window of the Rubinisphaera margarita genome contains the following:
- a CDS encoding beta strand repeat-containing protein: MERKYGREAETLYVHGKSDSQQETKWSVAALFLGRLGGKRPRRAVPTRQADDSWSDLFFRWLGQRKPAPALVPVPVHRPLRTVRLEERRLLSVTAGVNGNVLEIVGDGLGSDETVRVEVDYMTDTLELFDELNNNILIDGNASVTLGSITGGLEFDLKGGNDTIITAPIDSLSITVIDDLGTDEVRLSGDNSITGGAMNITAEEITLTGDFVLGGDFTANGSVEVLAATTFDVTGQMDFTSTVTSMTGSESLDLTTTGTVTFQDAVFDLGLLTIDSQSSVSLESLQHSSNTGQLDITSSTGVQVTGAISGFEQIDVQSSGLVDFNDAISQAPAFAAGSNIDIAADSVEFDADVSGFNSVAVDVDTELRIAADLFGIDQFTVTGTGQTRFNGAAAQSVSADAIDIQVDAVLDQHVTLDGESSITLANVTDGGAVSNLTLESEEITTKGITGVGTLSMTAIALGPAGGNILVQGDVTDVVNVSVEATRLVTFEQTLTGTGAGTFALTSATTATFNQNSGGLSGFTQLDVTADDAVFVGALSSLGPATVTVQNSVDFQDTLSTVSSLTLDGNGTGAFGADVSVTGDIDITLAGNTDFDLTTLSAQNLTVQNTVSVSNSANFTIGSQLSLMSSLTGAAGVNLTASADTVSIDGAIQTFDQLQLTGTTSTSLAGNVSGVGTLTLLGGPVELSMATITADNVAITPQVTVVNSLTIDADQATFDGVVQDSGASVILQLIDGTDFDFNANVTGFDQLLITSAATEFNGVSSINTVALNGAGVTRIAGDPWTNIGEATFSTTVELTGAIKFDAVDQLHFLNTLSGVTMADSLEVLNGTAVDFVAIDNLVTLDVQAADTIDFNDTVTNVGDWITEAGVLTTVDFAQLSVDSAEFHGPVEFTQTLEILATNNVLIEGPLQGSTGAEDFTIDATDIDLGDFSQISLVTLDGSSSIRLSGTQSAATFEATTTDFTGESQLTVGTGTLTVTAETMDITGTATLTANAGIVLIPLDTSTSVGLGGTIGDPAAGTFNLTAAEIGRFASTGTMTIGRADLAATVTTHELDISGEQFDLTLLAGAGSDLNILQALTIGANNLLVTTPTCITIADAVSATGAAAIGMDAIDAITFTDNGTASTATGLLEFTSGNTITFEQSMVNVLSTAGGQLHLMTNDVRIDADSAFTTGPAGGNIVIDAAVTSQSNSLFDLSLTAGTGTINFNDTVDSLDALTVTSADDVVFASTIMDFNVLDITATDLTRFQGDVTGVGQLTTAATGTTQFETGIFSVDTANFGNDVLLMTSVDFTATGAVTFASRVDGNAATHSLVLDAGGDVRFEDEVATLDELNVSTVAGQEIVYVGQVTSIGTLTTGAGGRTVVETDLISADVATFNNPTRIENDVVMQIAGALQFTSAGESIYTASNGSLDITAGSTQVDGSISNLTSLDVTAAGETRFNGNFVNIDAVQTDGGGETVFGGMQTLEIGTATFTDAVRMLDDVTINATGAVAFQNTLDADGADVDLDITSASATFTGIVSDFASLNVTAAGATRFNANVTDVAVLQTDGGGTTVFSGNQTVSIGTGTFGDQVDLEGDVTFDVGTSLEFQSLVQGTVADVDLEITSAAAAPVTFGAGVADLESLLVTTVGTTRFTGDVTNVNSLQTNGGGTTVFTGTQSLQIGQATFDDAVELEGNVDITATGAVSFLNGITGTNAAELSVDAAGTTRFTGNITDVAMLETTGGGETVFTGNQTLTIGSASFDDNVRLEGDVTLNATGSVDFNGELAGDTIAELVIDTGSDITFHSGVSDLALLDVTAMDEVRIIGSVTDVTTLNVDAATRTILETPSISVGTAMFSGDVTVRTSLMLNAAGDVTFNDPVSGETGTEQLQMTSGEDIVFGDTLSQLQTVTLNATDTILFSGNLTDVGTLVATSGMGTTLDAASFNITDATFNGDVLLTQDVTFVDGTSLVFNDNVQGITGAESLFIGPTAGDVTVVGTVSNLTDLVLNGPDDVDFQSAVTVSDLLQIIGATGSVNFSGPVSAGTISLAGDSLEIHDNMTATTGGITLDAVDSVLIDATIETTAPAAAAISIEAGQMIEFTAQGHVINQTGGTTTLTADDSTPAGTSQILMADGSSVETTGSIEMNAAGDMTVAHVLSDTSLINAITVTSRNGAIIDAGDSAREFVTDGRLTIQSAIGIGSADRLEINVGEVDLENAAGNIQLTDETTLDVVGISQTGMGNVLVITEAGPMSVLGSGTGVSTVGGLITLDAQGGGSLLVEQQISSLGGDVMLFADTGIQTGMSGSVVTTGVTGVDGGALTIQVRGTGDVLLEQRLETSVANGGAGPARNAGTITITTADGSVFTDRILANGGTAAGGNGDGSLISITANGGSIELRGETTTVGDTDGEVVMTATDSILDRADGQTLINAGRASFTAGQSIGEISDFAMATGNAIDLQLSVALDRAEVQQAGGEIHLHHTGDLFVSDGAIILDADGAADLVVTSTGGLDIGTDGTGLVTSTGDDVHLVAGTDLVLQDSGINVGEGQLRLTGVNDIVDASGRELGLLTAQDLFVRSGSVGGETRLLTSVDTLDAELTTSGRVLTVIENDAIVLNRVHTVDADFNLEAATVAAGDITVVDIQAGVATVELIGTDNTSRIVNGGGAGRTIQAQSLAISVTDGVADNDRLAVEVENLAVETTRGDINLIDLSDGLTITNVRSVSGASISAGDGDDHIDLRTVGSMQVDSEVRNTGGGNVLLAATGETDADLTIDARVAAESGTGNVALTAVRNVSLDGAAAIETDQTGEILVSAGEDRLLTGTVDGVNDAAIFMNATSTIASDAGDVLLRASGDVTLSSVNADADTNGVRGDVTIIADFAGVDGSLMRGLGAVSESTPEGVTNITGDALEIQAATGIGSSDDLRTDVATLLGVNDVSGDVRIFEIVGAGDNDLEVLGIANTAGSIDVMTGDGSLQVTGDVSTTGAGQVRIVSGDADVDGNGDLTITADITSETGSIALRADGQHVTVSNDAQIATTDGNIVLRSGATGDGDIILVDGSGVKTGTGTVSLTAFGDIFLSRVESTTGTAINITADGAVLDSGDQGTHDLVAEQGRVTITSGDGVGSGNALETAIGRLVVTNVDNNIEIFESTGLLVDGISQGAGDVILSSGNALTVTAAGTGLTTTGGNVDLTMRGAGEQFALNQDLQTNGGNVAISSAGGIDLGPDADLLTVGGSLNADAADAFVMNPTSQIDTLSGTIDVTAGQNIVVSQIGTTTDLTLDSTNGGVVNAMSDATVNLRAERLAISSATGVGSAAAMQTDVRTLAIENDQSGSIRIVNQSTDELVIGQFAGVTGISNRGGSEGDIGVFNQGSMTVSNAINNLSGGDITLTADAAASGTDLTIDSMIFATPSGAITLNAGRDLLINDSGEEFDIFGGSVTGSAGDDVEIADDVIVRSRTGSVVQDLPLIENIVTPQVLASGDASVSGDFGRLFEQNYTIFVDWADGTVDANFENNPTPESFTYNHTYDGNPNAANPAAPIPITVSIIDDPNITFFEGGEEVLLPSITSVADVPGEGLASGFVYDLSIEVPELGAVSSTFAEAIETEQTDAVQDQETSENTGVTEEVQTLDERIVKLRVFNAAGEVAEEITLKGDQALMILNDFVGFVEKYDLPDGRYQILQQEPGESTPRVVFDLLLRNGRPADNSDGLQDRPPTAEEFMQRNGEEIPTEGNSEQTPSSPDPTNTTPQNDSTSNADEIQP, encoded by the coding sequence GTGGAGCGAAAATACGGCCGAGAAGCGGAGACGTTGTACGTGCACGGAAAATCAGACAGCCAGCAGGAAACGAAATGGAGCGTAGCCGCTCTCTTTCTCGGCCGACTCGGGGGGAAGCGGCCTCGTCGGGCCGTTCCGACTCGGCAAGCTGACGACTCGTGGAGCGACCTGTTTTTCCGCTGGCTGGGACAGCGGAAACCCGCACCGGCTCTGGTTCCCGTTCCGGTGCATCGCCCGCTGCGAACCGTTCGGCTCGAAGAACGCCGCCTGCTGAGTGTGACCGCCGGCGTCAACGGCAACGTACTTGAAATCGTCGGCGATGGGCTCGGCAGCGATGAAACCGTTCGCGTCGAAGTCGACTACATGACCGATACGCTCGAACTCTTCGACGAACTCAACAACAACATTCTGATCGACGGCAACGCCTCGGTCACGCTCGGATCGATCACGGGCGGCCTGGAGTTTGATCTCAAGGGCGGAAACGACACGATCATCACCGCTCCGATCGACTCGCTCTCGATCACGGTGATCGACGATCTCGGCACCGACGAGGTCCGGCTCTCCGGCGATAATTCCATCACCGGCGGTGCGATGAACATCACAGCCGAGGAGATCACGCTGACGGGCGACTTCGTGCTCGGCGGCGATTTCACGGCGAATGGCTCTGTCGAAGTTCTGGCGGCCACGACCTTCGACGTCACCGGCCAGATGGACTTTACCAGCACGGTCACGTCGATGACCGGCTCGGAATCGCTCGACCTGACGACGACCGGAACGGTCACGTTTCAGGATGCGGTCTTCGATCTCGGGCTGCTGACGATCGATTCGCAAAGTTCGGTTTCGCTGGAGAGTCTGCAGCACTCGAGCAATACCGGCCAGCTCGATATCACCAGTTCCACCGGCGTGCAGGTCACGGGAGCCATCTCAGGTTTTGAACAGATTGACGTCCAGAGTTCCGGCCTGGTCGACTTCAACGACGCGATCTCGCAGGCGCCGGCGTTCGCGGCTGGCAGCAATATCGATATCGCGGCTGATTCGGTGGAGTTTGATGCCGATGTCAGCGGCTTCAATTCGGTCGCCGTCGATGTCGACACGGAATTACGCATCGCAGCCGATTTGTTCGGCATCGATCAGTTCACAGTCACGGGAACGGGCCAGACTCGGTTCAATGGGGCAGCGGCTCAGAGTGTGTCCGCCGACGCGATCGACATTCAGGTCGACGCCGTGCTCGATCAGCACGTCACGCTCGATGGCGAATCGTCCATCACGCTGGCGAATGTGACCGACGGCGGAGCGGTTTCCAACTTGACGCTCGAATCGGAAGAAATCACAACGAAAGGCATTACCGGAGTCGGTACGCTTTCGATGACGGCCATCGCCCTCGGCCCAGCTGGCGGCAACATTCTCGTTCAGGGCGATGTGACCGATGTCGTGAATGTCTCGGTTGAAGCCACTCGACTGGTCACTTTCGAGCAGACCCTGACCGGAACGGGAGCGGGAACGTTTGCACTGACTTCGGCGACGACCGCGACATTCAATCAGAACTCCGGCGGCCTCTCCGGATTTACTCAGCTCGATGTTACGGCCGATGACGCTGTGTTCGTGGGAGCTCTCTCCTCGCTTGGTCCCGCGACAGTGACCGTGCAGAACAGCGTCGATTTCCAGGATACACTCAGCACCGTCTCCTCTCTCACGCTCGATGGCAACGGAACGGGAGCGTTCGGAGCTGACGTCTCCGTGACGGGCGATATCGACATCACTCTGGCCGGCAACACCGACTTCGATCTCACCACGCTGTCCGCTCAGAATCTTACGGTTCAGAACACGGTTTCAGTCAGTAACTCGGCGAACTTCACCATCGGCAGTCAACTCTCGCTGATGAGCTCGCTGACCGGAGCCGCGGGCGTCAATCTGACTGCGTCCGCCGATACAGTTTCCATTGATGGAGCCATTCAGACGTTCGATCAGCTGCAGTTGACCGGAACAACGTCAACATCGCTCGCCGGCAATGTATCAGGCGTCGGAACTCTGACTCTTCTCGGCGGTCCGGTTGAACTGTCGATGGCCACGATTACCGCCGACAATGTGGCGATCACGCCGCAGGTGACCGTTGTGAATTCGCTCACGATCGACGCCGATCAGGCCACCTTCGATGGCGTGGTGCAGGACAGCGGAGCGAGTGTCATCCTGCAGTTGATCGACGGCACCGACTTCGACTTCAACGCGAACGTGACCGGGTTTGATCAACTGCTGATCACCTCGGCGGCCACCGAGTTCAACGGCGTTTCCAGTATCAACACTGTCGCTCTGAATGGGGCGGGCGTTACGCGAATCGCCGGAGATCCCTGGACGAATATCGGAGAAGCAACATTCTCCACCACGGTTGAACTGACGGGAGCGATCAAGTTTGACGCCGTTGATCAGCTGCATTTCCTGAATACGCTGTCCGGCGTCACCATGGCCGATTCTCTGGAAGTGCTGAACGGCACAGCCGTTGATTTTGTGGCGATTGATAACCTGGTCACCCTCGACGTGCAGGCCGCCGATACGATCGACTTCAATGATACGGTCACGAACGTCGGCGACTGGATCACTGAGGCGGGAGTTCTCACCACGGTCGACTTCGCTCAGCTCTCGGTCGACTCGGCTGAGTTCCATGGCCCGGTCGAATTCACACAGACGCTGGAGATTCTCGCCACTAACAATGTGCTGATCGAAGGTCCGCTGCAGGGGAGTACGGGGGCCGAGGACTTCACGATCGATGCGACGGATATCGATCTCGGCGACTTCAGTCAGATCTCTCTGGTCACGCTCGACGGTTCGAGTTCAATCCGCCTGAGTGGAACACAGTCAGCGGCCACGTTTGAAGCGACCACCACCGATTTCACCGGCGAGAGTCAGTTGACGGTCGGAACCGGCACGCTGACGGTGACCGCTGAGACGATGGACATCACCGGCACGGCGACGCTGACGGCCAACGCGGGAATCGTTCTGATTCCATTGGACACCAGCACCTCGGTCGGACTCGGCGGAACGATTGGCGATCCGGCAGCCGGGACGTTCAATCTGACGGCCGCCGAGATCGGGCGATTCGCATCGACTGGCACAATGACAATCGGCCGGGCGGATCTCGCCGCCACGGTCACAACCCATGAACTCGATATCAGTGGCGAACAGTTCGATCTGACGCTGCTCGCCGGAGCAGGAAGCGATCTGAACATTCTGCAGGCCCTGACGATCGGGGCCAATAATCTCCTCGTCACGACCCCGACGTGCATCACGATTGCCGATGCGGTCTCGGCGACCGGAGCAGCTGCGATTGGCATGGACGCGATCGATGCGATCACGTTCACCGACAACGGAACGGCTTCCACAGCGACGGGGCTGCTGGAGTTCACGTCCGGAAACACGATTACGTTCGAGCAGTCGATGGTTAATGTCCTGTCGACCGCCGGCGGTCAGTTGCATCTGATGACCAATGACGTGCGGATCGATGCGGATTCCGCCTTCACAACGGGACCTGCGGGCGGAAACATCGTGATCGATGCAGCCGTGACGTCGCAGTCGAACAGCCTGTTCGATCTCTCGCTGACAGCCGGTACCGGGACCATCAACTTCAACGACACCGTCGATTCGCTGGACGCGTTGACGGTCACCTCGGCCGATGATGTCGTCTTCGCCTCGACGATCATGGACTTCAATGTTCTTGATATCACCGCGACCGATCTGACGCGGTTCCAGGGCGATGTGACAGGCGTGGGCCAGCTGACGACAGCCGCGACGGGCACCACTCAGTTCGAAACGGGCATCTTCAGCGTCGACACGGCGAACTTCGGCAACGATGTGCTGCTGATGACTTCCGTCGATTTCACGGCGACCGGAGCGGTGACGTTTGCCAGCCGGGTTGATGGCAATGCGGCGACGCATTCTCTCGTGCTCGATGCCGGCGGCGATGTTCGCTTTGAAGACGAAGTTGCGACCCTCGACGAGTTGAATGTCTCTACAGTTGCCGGGCAGGAGATCGTCTACGTTGGGCAGGTGACCTCGATCGGAACACTCACCACCGGGGCGGGGGGCCGGACGGTTGTTGAGACCGATCTGATCTCCGCGGACGTCGCGACGTTTAACAATCCGACCAGGATTGAGAACGATGTCGTGATGCAGATCGCCGGAGCCCTGCAGTTCACGAGTGCGGGCGAGTCGATTTACACCGCCAGCAATGGTTCGCTCGATATCACAGCCGGTTCAACTCAGGTGGATGGATCAATCTCGAACCTCACTTCGCTCGATGTGACGGCTGCGGGCGAGACCCGCTTCAATGGCAACTTTGTGAATATCGATGCGGTTCAGACCGACGGGGGCGGCGAAACAGTCTTTGGCGGGATGCAGACACTCGAAATCGGGACGGCCACGTTCACCGATGCGGTCCGCATGCTCGATGACGTGACCATCAATGCGACCGGGGCTGTGGCGTTCCAGAATACTCTCGATGCCGATGGAGCGGATGTCGATCTCGATATCACGTCTGCCTCGGCGACTTTCACCGGAATCGTGAGTGACTTTGCCTCATTGAATGTCACCGCAGCCGGTGCAACCCGGTTCAATGCGAACGTCACCGACGTCGCTGTTCTGCAGACGGATGGCGGCGGGACGACTGTCTTTTCCGGGAATCAGACCGTATCAATCGGCACCGGCACGTTTGGCGATCAGGTCGATCTGGAAGGAGATGTGACCTTCGATGTCGGCACGTCGCTCGAGTTCCAGAGTCTGGTTCAGGGGACGGTCGCCGATGTCGATCTTGAGATCACCTCTGCTGCAGCGGCTCCCGTGACCTTTGGGGCGGGCGTTGCCGACCTTGAATCGCTACTGGTGACGACCGTCGGAACGACTCGCTTCACCGGCGATGTCACCAACGTCAACTCGTTGCAGACCAACGGGGGCGGAACCACGGTCTTCACGGGCACTCAGTCTCTGCAGATCGGACAGGCCACGTTCGATGATGCCGTCGAGCTCGAAGGCAATGTCGATATCACGGCGACCGGTGCGGTTTCGTTCCTGAATGGGATCACCGGGACCAACGCAGCCGAGCTGTCGGTCGATGCAGCCGGGACGACCAGGTTCACCGGAAATATCACCGATGTCGCCATGCTTGAGACCACCGGCGGTGGGGAGACAGTCTTCACCGGAAACCAGACGCTCACGATCGGTTCGGCATCGTTCGATGACAATGTCCGGCTCGAAGGCGATGTGACGCTGAACGCCACCGGTTCGGTCGACTTCAATGGCGAACTGGCTGGCGACACGATTGCGGAACTCGTAATCGACACCGGCTCCGACATCACGTTCCACAGCGGCGTGTCCGATCTGGCGCTGCTCGATGTGACTGCGATGGACGAGGTGCGGATCATCGGCTCGGTGACCGATGTGACCACGCTCAATGTCGATGCCGCCACGCGAACGATTCTGGAAACGCCGAGTATTTCCGTCGGCACCGCGATGTTTAGCGGCGATGTGACCGTACGGACGTCGCTGATGCTCAACGCGGCCGGCGATGTGACGTTTAACGATCCGGTCAGTGGAGAAACTGGCACGGAACAGCTGCAGATGACCTCCGGCGAAGACATCGTGTTCGGCGACACCCTTTCGCAGCTGCAAACTGTCACGCTGAATGCGACCGACACGATTCTCTTCTCGGGCAATCTCACCGATGTCGGCACGCTGGTCGCGACCAGCGGGATGGGGACGACGCTCGATGCGGCCAGCTTCAACATCACCGACGCGACCTTCAACGGCGATGTCCTCCTGACGCAGGATGTGACGTTCGTTGACGGGACTTCGCTTGTCTTCAACGACAATGTTCAGGGAATCACGGGGGCGGAGTCGCTCTTTATCGGACCGACGGCCGGGGACGTGACTGTTGTCGGGACGGTCAGCAATCTGACTGATCTGGTTCTAAATGGCCCGGATGATGTCGACTTCCAGTCGGCAGTGACGGTGTCTGATCTGCTGCAGATCATCGGCGCGACCGGGAGCGTCAACTTCAGTGGGCCCGTGAGTGCCGGGACGATTTCGCTGGCAGGCGACTCGCTGGAGATTCACGACAACATGACCGCAACCACCGGCGGCATCACCCTGGATGCAGTCGACAGCGTGCTCATCGACGCCACCATTGAAACAACCGCGCCTGCTGCCGCTGCGATTTCCATTGAAGCCGGCCAGATGATCGAGTTCACCGCTCAGGGGCATGTCATCAACCAGACCGGCGGTACGACCACGCTGACAGCCGATGACTCGACTCCGGCTGGGACGAGTCAGATTCTCATGGCCGATGGCTCTTCGGTCGAAACAACCGGCTCCATCGAGATGAACGCAGCTGGTGATATGACGGTGGCCCACGTGCTGTCGGATACGTCGCTGATCAATGCGATTACGGTGACGAGCCGCAACGGAGCGATCATCGATGCCGGCGATTCCGCGCGGGAGTTTGTGACAGACGGGCGGCTCACGATTCAGTCAGCAATCGGAATCGGCTCAGCCGACAGGCTGGAGATCAACGTTGGTGAAGTTGATCTGGAGAATGCCGCGGGGAATATTCAGCTGACCGATGAGACGACACTCGATGTCGTCGGCATCTCCCAGACCGGAATGGGGAACGTGTTGGTCATTACCGAAGCCGGGCCGATGTCGGTTCTTGGCAGCGGGACGGGAGTCTCGACGGTGGGTGGATTGATCACGCTCGATGCTCAGGGCGGGGGCTCGCTGCTGGTTGAGCAGCAGATCAGTTCGCTGGGCGGAGATGTCATGCTGTTCGCGGACACCGGCATTCAAACCGGAATGAGCGGCTCGGTGGTGACGACCGGAGTCACTGGAGTTGACGGCGGCGCTTTGACGATCCAGGTCCGCGGCACGGGTGACGTGTTGCTCGAACAGCGGCTCGAGACGTCTGTGGCAAATGGCGGAGCGGGCCCGGCTCGGAATGCGGGTACGATCACGATCACCACAGCTGATGGGAGCGTCTTCACGGATCGCATTCTGGCAAACGGCGGCACGGCAGCCGGCGGGAACGGCGATGGTTCCCTGATTTCGATCACGGCGAATGGCGGCTCGATCGAACTGCGGGGAGAAACAACCACCGTCGGCGACACGGACGGTGAAGTCGTGATGACGGCGACCGATTCGATTCTCGACCGAGCAGACGGGCAGACGCTGATTAACGCTGGCCGGGCTTCGTTCACGGCTGGGCAATCAATTGGAGAGATTTCCGACTTCGCGATGGCGACCGGAAACGCGATCGATCTGCAACTGTCGGTTGCGCTCGATCGAGCCGAGGTTCAGCAGGCGGGCGGCGAGATTCATCTCCATCACACCGGCGACCTGTTCGTTTCCGATGGAGCCATCATTCTCGATGCCGATGGAGCAGCCGATCTGGTGGTGACATCGACCGGCGGGCTCGATATCGGCACCGACGGCACCGGTCTCGTCACCTCAACGGGCGATGATGTGCATCTCGTGGCAGGGACCGATCTGGTTCTGCAGGACTCTGGTATCAATGTTGGAGAAGGTCAGCTCAGGTTGACCGGCGTGAACGATATCGTCGATGCCTCTGGTCGCGAACTGGGACTGCTCACCGCTCAGGACCTGTTTGTTCGTTCGGGAAGTGTGGGCGGAGAAACTCGGCTGCTGACCAGCGTCGACACCCTCGATGCTGAACTGACGACATCCGGCCGCGTTCTGACTGTCATCGAGAACGATGCCATCGTGCTGAATCGCGTTCACACCGTGGATGCCGATTTCAATCTGGAAGCGGCGACTGTGGCGGCCGGCGATATCACCGTGGTCGACATCCAGGCCGGAGTCGCGACGGTGGAACTGATCGGCACCGATAACACCAGCCGCATCGTAAACGGGGGTGGAGCAGGGCGAACGATCCAGGCTCAGTCGCTGGCGATTTCCGTAACCGACGGAGTGGCCGACAACGATCGGCTGGCCGTGGAAGTCGAGAATCTCGCCGTAGAAACAACGCGTGGCGACATCAATCTGATCGATCTCTCCGACGGGCTGACGATCACGAATGTCCGCAGCGTCTCCGGAGCATCGATCTCTGCTGGAGATGGGGATGATCATATTGATCTCCGCACGGTCGGATCGATGCAGGTCGATTCCGAGGTTCGGAACACCGGCGGCGGAAATGTGCTGCTGGCGGCGACCGGGGAAACCGATGCCGATCTGACGATCGACGCCCGCGTGGCCGCGGAAAGCGGGACGGGGAACGTTGCCCTCACAGCGGTTCGCAATGTCAGCCTCGATGGCGCTGCGGCGATTGAAACCGATCAGACCGGCGAGATCCTCGTCAGTGCCGGGGAAGACCGGCTGTTGACCGGCACCGTCGATGGGGTTAACGACGCCGCGATCTTCATGAATGCGACCTCGACGATTGCCTCTGATGCTGGCGATGTCCTGCTGCGGGCTTCCGGGGATGTCACGCTCTCGTCGGTCAATGCCGACGCCGATACGAATGGTGTCCGGGGTGATGTGACGATCATCGCCGATTTCGCCGGCGTCGATGGCTCGCTGATGCGAGGACTCGGAGCGGTGTCGGAGAGCACGCCGGAAGGCGTCACGAACATTACCGGGGATGCCCTGGAAATTCAGGCCGCCACGGGGATCGGCAGTAGCGACGATCTGCGGACCGATGTCGCGACTCTTCTTGGTGTGAACGACGTTTCGGGCGATGTCCGAATCTTTGAGATTGTCGGAGCAGGGGACAATGATCTCGAGGTTCTCGGAATTGCGAACACGGCCGGCAGCATCGACGTGATGACGGGCGACGGCTCGCTGCAGGTGACGGGGGACGTTTCCACGACTGGAGCAGGGCAGGTTCGCATTGTTTCCGGAGACGCGGATGTTGACGGCAATGGCGATCTCACGATCACGGCTGACATTACCTCGGAAACGGGCTCCATTGCACTGCGGGCAGACGGGCAGCATGTCACCGTTTCGAATGACGCCCAGATCGCGACGACCGACGGGAACATTGTGCTCCGCTCCGGTGCGACTGGCGATGGCGACATCATCCTGGTTGATGGCTCGGGCGTGAAGACGGGAACCGGTACGGTCTCACTTACCGCCTTTGGCGACATCTTTTTGAGCCGGGTGGAATCGACGACGGGAACCGCGATCAATATCACTGCCGATGGAGCGGTTCTTGATTCCGGCGATCAGGGCACACACGATCTCGTCGCCGAACAGGGACGCGTCACGATTACTTCCGGCGACGGCGTCGGTTCTGGCAATGCACTGGAGACGGCGATCGGCCGGCTGGTTGTGACGAACGTGGACAATAACATTGAGATCTTCGAGAGCACCGGGCTGCTGGTCGACGGAATCAGTCAGGGAGCGGGCGATGTGATTCTCTCCAGCGGGAACGCGCTCACGGTCACGGCTGCCGGAACCGGGCTCACCACAACGGGCGGAAACGTCGATCTGACGATGCGGGGGGCTGGCGAGCAGTTTGCGTTGAATCAGGATCTGCAGACAAACGGTGGCAATGTCGCGATCAGCTCGGCTGGGGGAATTGATCTCGGGCCGGACGCCGATCTGCTGACAGTCGGCGGATCGCTGAATGCGGACGCAGCCGATGCGTTTGTGATGAATCCGACGTCTCAGATCGATACGCTCTCTGGAACCATCGACGTGACAGCGGGCCAGAATATCGTGGTGAGCCAGATCGGAACGACGACCGATCTCACACTCGATTCGACCAATGGCGGCGTCGTGAACGCGATGAGCGATGCCACGGTCAATCTGCGGGCAGAGCGGCTTGCGATCTCTTCTGCGACCGGCGTTGGTTCCGCTGCGGCGATGCAGACCGATGTCCGCACTCTCGCGATCGAGAACGATCAGTCGGGCTCAATTCGCATCGTCAATCAGAGCACTGATGAGCTCGTCATCGGGCAGTTCGCCGGCGTTACCGGGATCTCGAACCGAGGCGGCAGTGAAGGGGACATCGGCGTTTTCAATCAGGGATCGATGACCGTCAGCAATGCGATCAATAACCTGAGTGGGGGAGATATCACGCTCACGGCTGATGCAGCCGCTTCTGGGACTGACCTCACGATTGACTCGATGATCTTTGCGACGCCGAGCGGGGCGATTACTCTCAATGCCGGGCGAGACCTGTTGATCAACGACAGTGGAGAAGAGTTCGATATCTTCGGCGGCTCGGTCACCGGATCGGCGGGTGATGACGTCGAGATTGCCGACGATGTGATCGTTCGCAGCCGGACCGGCTCGGTTGTGCAGGACCTGCCACTGATTGAGAACATCGTCACGCCTCAGGTGCTCGCGTCGGGCGACGCCAGTGTCTCGGGAGATTTCGGACGTCTGTTCGAGCAGAACTACACGATCTTCGTCGACTGGGCCGATGGCACGGTCGATGCGAACTTCGAGAACAATCCGACGCCCGAGAGCTTCACCTACAATCACACTTACGACGGCAACCCGAATGCCGCCAATCCGGCCGCTCCAATTCCGATTACCGTGAGCATCATCGATGACCCGAACATCACGTTCTTCGAAGGGGGCGAAGAGGTCCTGCTGCCCTCGATTACGTCTGTCGCCGACGTTCCCGGTGAAGGTCTGGCATCCGGGTTCGTGTACGATCTGAGTATCGAAGTTCCTGAACTGGGAGCCGTTTCGAGCACATTCGCCGAGGCGATCGAAACGGAACAGACCGATGCGGTGCAGGATCAGGAAACGAGTGAAAACACTGGCGTGACTGAAGAAGTGCAGACGCTCGATGAACGGATTGTGAAGCTGCGGGTGTTCAACGCCGCCGGAGAAGTGGCCGAAGAGATCACGCTGAAGGGGGATCAGGCCCTGATGATCCTGAACGACTTTGTCGGATTTGTCGAAAAATACGATTTGCCCGACGGTCGCTACCAGATTCTGCAGCAGGAGCCGGGGGAATCGACGCCCCGCGTCGTCTTCGATTTACTCTTGAGAAACGGCCGCCCTGCTGACAATAGTGATGGTTTGCAGGACCGTCCGCCGACAGCTGAGGAATTCATGCAGCGGAACGGCGAGGAGATCCCAACAGAAGGCAACTCGGAGCAGACGCCTTCCTCTCCGGATCCCACGAATACCACGCCGCAGAATGACTCGACGTCGAACGCGGATGAAATCCAGCCCTGA